The segment TGGAAGTATTTAAACCATGTTTGTTACAACTAACCCTGTGTAAGTTTGTCCCCCGCGCTCCCCTATAtctgaataaaagcctaaattcaatctctgttcatcatataaagcgatcgtgtcTCCAGTctccactcaattcatatggattagttttacagttTCTTCATGAACTTTTTGTAGTGACAAAGTGGTAGCtgtgtagactgtcaatggaggaacagaaagctctcagatttcatttttaaaaaataacttaatttgtgttctgaagatgaactaaagtcttacgggtttggaacaacatgacagtaaataattaatgacaattttaatttttgggtgaactatccctttaagtggctgcaaaagtatttaaagggatagttcacccaaaaatgaaaatttgatgtttatctgcttacccccagtgcatccaagatgtaggtgactttttttcttcagtcgaacgcaaattatgatttttaactgcaatcgctgccgtctgtcagtcaaataatagcagtagatgggaacttcaactataacagtaaataaaacttgcttagacaaatcaaaaataaaacctgcggctcgtgacgacacattaatgtcctaagacacgaaatgatcggtttgtgcgagaaaccgaacattatttatataatttttacctctaatacaccactatgtccaactttgttcagcttcctgttagtgagatcaaaaaacgcgttgtgttgacggaagtgatgtctcgcccatatacttcaatgagcgcgagacatcacttccgttgtcagagcgcgatcagacctcactagccggaagctgaacgaagttggacatagtggtgtattagaggtaaaaaaaatatataaatactgttcggtttctcgcacaaaccgatcgtttcgtgtcttaggacatcaatgtgccgtcacgagccgcagggtttaatttggatttgtttatggaagttttttcgactcttattgttcaagttcccaatcactgctattatttgactgacagagggcagcggttgcagttaaaaatcataatttgcgttcgactgaagaaaaaaagtcacctacatcttggatgcactgggggtaagcagataaacatcaaattttcagttttgggtgaactatccctttaagataaaaaaacaaacaatgaaattaaccacttttatggtgctttacAACCTTTGATGAATGTTCACTACCATtctatgtaaaataaaaaaagagcagCTTTTAATATGATGCCAAACATCTGCTTTTGTATTTGGAACAACACAAACTTATCATCAATCAAGATCTCACCATTGTAAAGCATGATGGCCACGCAGGGCGTCCAGCAGGTGTAGTAAACGGTCATGACTGGTACTAGAACACGTAAGGCGACTTTAGGTCTGTATCCTCCACCCCAGCTGTGTCTTCTCAACTTTAAGCTCTGTCTCTTGGCGGCTATCCACAGTCTGAGGTTACAGAAGGTCATGATGGCCGAGCACGGGAAGAAGATGAAGCACGTCAACGTGAGGGAGTAAGTGACGTTGCTGGAGTACAGGGGGTTGCACACGAGCGATGCTCTGGAGAAGTGCACTTCAATGATGCCCGCTGGGAATGAGATGGGAACGAGAAGGAGTGGAGGGAAAATCCAGGCGAACGAGATCAAAAGCAGAGCTCTTCTCCGGGTCAACACGGTGGAGTATTTCAGAGGGTAAAACACTGCGATGTATCTCTCCAGACTTATGGTTGCAAGCGTGTACATGCAGGTGGAATAAATAGTTGCGTTGAAAAATGCTACGACGTGACAGAAAGGGTCCGGGCCCCCGTTATATTCCTTCGTGAAACTCACGCACAGATTTAGCGGCATGATAAGCAGTCCAAACGCAGAGTCTGCGCCCGTTAACGATAACAGAAAGTACCGAGAGTTTCTCGACCACCCCGATACAGCTGAAGCTATGACCATGACCACAGCAATGTTTCCCAAAGTTATCATCACTCCCAAAACAGATATAATTCCAATTTTAATGGGGCGGTGAGCCTCCAGTGTCCTCTGTAGATCCGTGACATTCAAGTCTTCATCAGTTGAGGGGATGGAGACGTTGGTTATGCCGGACATCATGGCGTATTACTATCACTGATCCATGGCGGCTTGAAAATCCTTATTTTTCAAACGTAACAAACAGGTTTAACAAAGATCAACTGTACGCAAACAAAATCTGCATGGCAGACGCTCCAGGAAAGATGAACACCTGTAGCAATTCAAGCTCAGTCACGTGATGCCACCCTGTTGTTAATTATCACATCGTTACAGGTGGCCCACAGCCACTCAATCGTGTTTTAAAGActttttagcttgtttttatTCACTGGAGGACACTTTGTGAAACTTTTGGGGCAATGGcacaaattgttttattttgcatatttaaatCTATATCTCGAGTAATTTGCGATCATGTGGTCACAACAAAACTTTATTTCCAGAGATGAAACGTGATGGTCATGCAGATAGATGTAGTGAAgcaacaaaaaataattaaaactttcGTAGATGCATAAATGAAAGCTTTTTATAAGCATTTTAACCCAACAACAATTCATGATCTGTCTTTATTTATAATGcataaatataacttttttatgtcaaatattAAGGAGAACGACTCTGCTGACCCTATAGTTCCTAAGAACACATTTAACATTATATGGTaggcattaaagggttagttcacccataaaatgaaaattctgtcattaattactcaccctcatatcgttccaaacccgtaagacctttgttcatctacagaacacaaattaagatatttttgatgaaatccgagaggtatatgactcgttcatagacagcaatatgatcaacactttcaaggtccagaaaagcactaaagacatcgttaaaatagtcgacgtgactgcagtggttcaaccttaatgttatgaagcgacgagaatactcgcaaaaacaaaacaaaacaaaaaaacgattTTAGGCAATTGCACAAATAAGCCTGCttgttttatgttatatatttaaattattgaaTATTTTAGCCTAACTCGAGTAATTTGCGATCATGTGGTCACAACAAAACtttatttccaaagatgaaACGTGATGGTCATGCAGCTAGATAGTAAGCaacaaaaatttattaaaacgtTTGTAAGCctataaatttaaacttttcAGAAGCAGTTTAATCCAAAATTGATTTCATCATCTGTCTTTATTCATgatgtaaaataataatcttaCATATCAAATATATGGTCTCGGAACGACTCCATTGACCCTATAGTTGCCAAGAACACATTGAACATCATATAGTAGGCATTAAATGTGATCAGaacactgttcactgttttaaacatttatgtgaTCTTTTACGTGCATTTCCTCATCATCAGAAATATCCTACTTCAGAAGTTGTGATTACGATCTTGTCGCATTCAAAATTAGGAATTATGGAGGACACCAGGTTTGTTCTCACCTATTTATtgtgaaaatattattaaagccaaaattatatttagCATCCCATTCATTGACAATAAACATTCACCGTGCTATCTAGAGAGTGAACTTGCTGACAATTCTGGAATTTTCTTCAAATACAGGCTATTTTCGCTGGGTATAAAACATATGATACGCTTCAAATGATTTTTCATATAAATATGCACTACTACGACAAGACAAGGCAATGTAGCTGTTGTGGAAAAAACTAATCAAGAATAGCAGTCACAGTATCAGAATTGGTGGGTATCAGAATTATCCCAGAGCTTCCCAGCGGTAAACATGACTTGAGAGAGCATtaattggccggctcctgcgtcagcatcacatgcatgcatagtgctgctcacgtgaacagtgtcggccaatactgagccgtctttctgatgtagaacacggaagctccgcactgtgtttacaacttaaacagcgtaggagaatgacacagaagagaagaaattgttgaataaagtcattatttttgtgcacaaaaagtattctcatcgcttcataacattaaggttgaaccacatgATGTCTTTTCAGGTCAAGTACTTTTATTGTCATTGTGTAACACAACGAGATTTATCTTGTGCCAACCCCAaagttgattgattgattacattaaacattacaaacattttttgtaacgcaagttttcaaaaatgttatgtttaaatatgcaaatgatgtgttatctaattaaatatgcactaatttgcatatATTTCTTGAAAAAAAGTCGGAATATTGTATGACGTCAAGTTCAAAATTCTCATTTCATATTTTggacatattaaattcaaaagtttttacTGAGGGAATTTTGGATCTCTCTTtttataaatcagaaaatactatcaacagccagaaaaaaaaaaaaaaaaaaaaaaaaaaatcaccattcaccataaaatgttgtgtaaaaTCAgacaaattatatatcaacaaatccttcagaaaatagacaggaataaaactgtaaagtttgcTGTATGTAAgttctgctgaagtggagattttctgagaaaaatctaattaaaaaaacggcctttaaagatatttactgcaattgaaatctacagacgCAAAAAGATAAAGTGATATAACATatacacttaaaagtgtattttagatatttaacaggtgcctgaaaaaaaatgtttttgcctTTAGTGTCCCCCCTTAAGACATTAATTTAAAGTATAGCAGCATAAATATTATTGTTGAACTTATTTTACATGGTCTGGGAGATATCAGAGTTCAACAGAGTTATTGCTGTGGGGGAAAAACATATGTTTTAGTCTGTTTGTGCGTACACAGATTGATTGAAAGCGCCTTCCAGATGGGAGGAGCTGAAACAAATTCTGACACGGGTGAGTGATATCCCTAA is part of the Chanodichthys erythropterus isolate Z2021 chromosome 11, ASM2448905v1, whole genome shotgun sequence genome and harbors:
- the zgc:162592 gene encoding adenosine receptor A2b, coding for MSGITNVSIPSTDEDLNVTDLQRTLEAHRPIKIGIISVLGVMITLGNIAVVMVIASAVSGWSRNSRYFLLSLTGADSAFGLLIMPLNLCVSFTKEYNGGPDPFCHVVAFFNATIYSTCMYTLATISLERYIAVFYPLKYSTVLTRRRALLLISFAWIFPPLLLVPISFPAGIIEVHFSRASLVCNPLYSSNVTYSLTLTCFIFFPCSAIMTFCNLRLWIAAKRQSLKLRRHSWGGGYRPKVALRVLVPVMTVYYTCWTPCVAIMLYNAISGSGVPEWIEFIAVWLPTSNGFLNCIFYFWINHSFRRKFHLVLQKLCLGHCPGSDSDSSCVNSVESSVVPGWSSNNLLHERFSSVSSNCTLLTLMPPQTNMREPEPA